One genomic window of Actinoplanes lobatus includes the following:
- a CDS encoding CAP domain-containing protein encodes MPLSAAARFRYTLAAGSTAVVIGAGFLVAGLAHGGTGPAPDPRSLNTPLAAAESPDPSTAPSAGDVPGTTAAPSASASRKASPKVTVKKTSSRKTEATASTAKKTSAPATSGTVAEQVLAHINEARVAEGLGALTLNTKLSKAAALHTQLMIDGCGLSHQCSGEAGLGDRFSAQGVSWSTAGENIGFGSSGSSDAAMVRAANGLTDAMLAEVPPNDGHRKNLLNKSFTRIGLSIVRDSKGVTWMTQDFVG; translated from the coding sequence GTGCCCCTCTCCGCCGCCGCCCGATTCCGGTACACCCTGGCAGCGGGATCGACAGCGGTGGTGATCGGAGCCGGCTTCCTGGTGGCCGGACTGGCGCACGGCGGCACCGGGCCGGCCCCCGATCCCCGGTCGTTGAACACCCCGCTCGCCGCCGCCGAATCCCCCGATCCGTCGACCGCGCCCTCGGCGGGCGACGTTCCGGGCACCACGGCCGCCCCGTCCGCCTCCGCTTCCCGGAAAGCGAGTCCCAAGGTGACGGTCAAGAAGACGAGCAGCAGGAAGACCGAGGCGACGGCGAGCACGGCGAAGAAGACCAGCGCGCCCGCGACCTCCGGGACGGTGGCCGAGCAGGTGCTCGCCCACATCAACGAGGCCCGGGTCGCCGAGGGGCTCGGGGCGCTCACTTTGAACACCAAGCTGTCCAAGGCCGCGGCCCTGCACACCCAGCTGATGATCGACGGCTGCGGGCTGTCGCATCAGTGCTCCGGCGAGGCCGGGCTGGGCGACCGGTTCAGTGCGCAGGGCGTCTCCTGGAGCACGGCCGGGGAGAACATCGGCTTCGGATCCAGTGGCAGCAGCGACGCGGCGATGGTCCGGGCGGCCAACGGGCTCACCGACGCCATGCTGGCCGAGGTGCCGCCGAACGACGGGCACCGCAAGAACCTGCTCAACAAGTCCTTCACCCGTATCGGGCTGAGCATCGTGCGCGACTCCAAAGGCGTCACCTGGATGACCCAGGACTTCGTAGGATAG
- a CDS encoding DNA-3-methyladenine glycosylase translates to MDLPASAVDEAARRLLGWRITANGVTARLTEVEAYSGLGEDPASHAHRGRTGRNAVMFGPAGRLYVYQIYGMHFCANVVCGEAGQAAAVLLRAGEVVDGIEVARTRRPAARRDTDLAAGPAKLMQVLALTRTADDTPLFGGGPAALTPPDAPVRSISAGPRVGVTSAHDVPWRFWITGDPTVSGYRRHTPRARSGRP, encoded by the coding sequence ATGGATCTTCCGGCGTCGGCCGTCGACGAGGCCGCGCGGCGGCTGCTCGGCTGGCGGATCACCGCGAACGGGGTGACCGCGCGGCTCACCGAGGTGGAGGCCTACAGCGGGCTCGGCGAGGACCCGGCCAGCCACGCCCATCGCGGCCGGACCGGCCGGAACGCGGTGATGTTCGGCCCGGCCGGGCGGCTGTACGTCTACCAGATCTACGGCATGCACTTCTGCGCCAACGTGGTCTGCGGTGAAGCCGGGCAGGCGGCGGCCGTGCTGCTGCGGGCCGGCGAGGTGGTCGACGGGATCGAGGTGGCGCGAACCCGGCGGCCGGCCGCCCGGCGCGACACCGACCTGGCCGCCGGCCCGGCCAAGCTGATGCAGGTGCTGGCACTGACCCGGACGGCCGACGACACGCCGCTGTTCGGCGGAGGCCCGGCCGCACTGACCCCACCGGACGCGCCGGTGCGGTCGATCTCGGCCGGGCCGCGGGTCGGGGTGACCTCCGCGCACGACGTGCCGTGGCGCTTCTGGATCACCGGCGATCCGACGGTCAGCGGTTACCGCCGGCACACCCCGCGGGCCCGGTCCGGAAGACCGTGA
- a CDS encoding HelD family protein, whose amino-acid sequence MIYTRLDEMRDRERTRLAETWRRTGGTPEARAQRDSAARGHAERLARYDAVESGLCFGRLDPHDGTPLRIGRIGIHDTEDPLLVDWRAPAARPFYVATAVTPYGVARRRHIRTRGRTVVGLDDEVLDPDVAAAAASGTLVGEAALMAALDAHRTGRMRDIVETIQAEQDRVIRSAAGGVLVVQGGPGTGKTAVALHRAAFLLYTHREQFSARGVLIVGPNPTFLRYISQVLPSLAETGVVLATPGDLFPGVDARRAEPERVAEAKGRTAMVEFLAEAVRDRQRVPAAPIEIVVDRHVLRLDAASCEPARRRARASGRLHNLARPIFTDGILDVLAAQVAERIGDDPFWDDPLGEDDAPGERNLLNVADLADIRDDLAADPGVRAVLDELWPVLTPQRFLGDLYATTGHPDLRRAPGGGWTPADVPLLDEAAELLGEDDSAARAAAARELRTRLDYAQGVLDITAGSKSYEAEADDEAEIPNIADVMEADMLAERLADRRWRSAAERAVADRSWAYGHVIVDEAQEVSPMAWRMLMRRCPSRSMTVVGDLAQTGAGAGAESWSEVLSPYVADRWRLAELTVSYRTPAEIMAYAGRMIPQVDLPRPVRSSGVEPRELTGDLSGLAAIVAAESGGGSLAVIVGAGRFAEVAAVLPDLGQDVEEPAVLLTVTQAKGLEFDHVVLVDPEEIRAGSRRGVNDLYVALTRATQRLTVFRTGPAGCAGGNR is encoded by the coding sequence ATGATCTACACCCGGCTCGACGAGATGCGGGACCGGGAACGCACCCGCCTCGCCGAGACCTGGCGCCGGACCGGCGGCACCCCGGAGGCCCGCGCCCAGCGCGACAGCGCCGCCCGCGGCCACGCCGAGCGCCTGGCCCGGTACGACGCGGTCGAGTCCGGGCTCTGCTTCGGCCGCCTCGACCCGCACGACGGCACACCGTTGCGGATCGGGCGGATCGGCATTCACGACACCGAGGACCCGCTGCTCGTCGACTGGCGCGCTCCGGCCGCCCGTCCGTTCTACGTGGCCACCGCCGTCACCCCGTACGGCGTCGCCCGCCGCCGTCACATCCGCACGCGTGGCCGTACCGTCGTGGGCCTGGACGACGAGGTCCTCGATCCGGACGTCGCGGCAGCTGCCGCGAGTGGCACCCTGGTCGGCGAGGCCGCGCTGATGGCGGCGCTGGACGCGCACCGGACCGGCCGCATGCGCGACATCGTGGAGACCATCCAGGCCGAACAGGACCGGGTGATCCGGTCGGCGGCCGGCGGCGTGCTGGTGGTGCAGGGCGGCCCGGGCACCGGCAAGACCGCGGTGGCGCTGCACCGGGCGGCGTTCCTGCTCTACACGCACCGGGAGCAGTTCAGCGCCCGCGGTGTGCTGATCGTCGGCCCGAACCCGACGTTCCTGCGCTACATCTCGCAGGTGCTGCCGTCGCTCGCGGAGACCGGGGTGGTGCTGGCCACGCCCGGCGACCTGTTCCCGGGGGTGGACGCGCGACGGGCCGAGCCGGAGCGGGTGGCCGAGGCGAAGGGCCGCACCGCGATGGTGGAGTTCCTGGCGGAGGCGGTCCGGGACCGGCAGCGGGTGCCGGCGGCGCCGATCGAGATCGTGGTGGACCGGCACGTGTTGCGGCTGGACGCGGCCTCCTGCGAGCCGGCCCGGCGGCGGGCGCGGGCCTCCGGGCGGCTGCACAACCTGGCCCGGCCGATCTTCACCGACGGGATCCTGGACGTGCTGGCCGCGCAGGTCGCCGAGCGGATCGGTGACGACCCGTTCTGGGACGACCCGCTGGGCGAGGACGACGCGCCCGGCGAGCGGAACCTGCTGAACGTCGCGGACCTGGCCGACATCCGCGACGACCTGGCCGCCGACCCGGGCGTACGGGCGGTGCTCGACGAACTGTGGCCGGTGCTGACCCCACAGCGGTTCCTGGGCGACCTGTACGCCACCACGGGCCACCCGGATCTGCGCCGGGCGCCGGGCGGCGGCTGGACCCCGGCCGACGTGCCGTTGCTCGACGAGGCCGCCGAGCTGCTCGGGGAGGACGACAGCGCGGCCCGGGCGGCGGCCGCCCGGGAGCTGCGGACCCGGCTCGACTACGCGCAGGGGGTCCTGGACATCACGGCCGGCTCCAAGTCGTACGAGGCGGAGGCCGACGACGAGGCCGAGATCCCGAACATCGCCGACGTGATGGAGGCCGACATGCTCGCCGAGCGCCTGGCCGACCGGCGGTGGCGTTCGGCGGCCGAGCGGGCGGTGGCGGACCGGTCGTGGGCGTACGGTCACGTGATCGTCGACGAGGCGCAGGAGGTCAGCCCGATGGCGTGGCGGATGCTGATGCGCCGTTGCCCGAGCCGGTCCATGACGGTGGTCGGCGACCTGGCCCAGACCGGTGCGGGGGCCGGCGCCGAGTCGTGGTCGGAGGTGCTGTCGCCGTACGTGGCGGACCGCTGGCGGCTGGCCGAGCTGACCGTCAGCTACCGCACCCCGGCCGAGATCATGGCGTACGCCGGCCGGATGATCCCCCAGGTCGACCTGCCGCGCCCGGTCCGCTCGTCCGGTGTGGAACCGCGTGAGCTGACCGGCGACCTGTCCGGCCTGGCCGCGATCGTGGCCGCGGAGTCCGGCGGCGGCAGTCTCGCCGTGATCGTCGGCGCCGGACGGTTCGCCGAGGTCGCCGCGGTGCTGCCGGACCTGGGCCAGGACGTGGAGGAGCCGGCCGTCCTGCTGACCGTGACGCAGGCCAAGGGCCTGGAGTTCGACCACGTGGTGCTGGTCGACCCGGAGGAGATCCGGGCCGGGTCGCGGCGCGGCGTCAACGACCTCTACGTGGCCCTGACCCGCGCCACCCAGCGGCTCACGGTCTTCCGGACCGGGCCCGCGGGGTGTGCCGGCGGTAACCGCTGA
- a CDS encoding HIT family protein yields the protein MAEDWCGWCGERREVTEFGLRVWSGRVSDTYFARHAYVRGHAVVVWRGRHVAEPIDLSPVESDLYHREVLTVARTIRDCFRPATLNYLTLGRPGEHLHTHVIARYPDDAGADGPLPVSPPPLLDVSDWRADAAALKALLN from the coding sequence GTGGCGGAGGACTGGTGCGGCTGGTGCGGTGAGCGGCGGGAGGTGACCGAGTTCGGTCTGCGGGTCTGGTCGGGCCGGGTCTCCGACACCTATTTCGCCCGTCACGCGTATGTCCGGGGTCACGCGGTCGTGGTCTGGCGTGGCCGGCACGTGGCCGAGCCGATCGATCTGAGCCCGGTGGAGTCGGACCTCTACCACCGTGAGGTGCTGACCGTCGCCCGGACGATCCGTGACTGTTTCCGCCCGGCGACGCTCAACTATCTGACTCTGGGGCGGCCCGGTGAGCATCTGCACACCCATGTGATCGCCCGCTACCCGGACGACGCGGGCGCCGACGGCCCGCTGCCGGTCTCGCCTCCGCCGCTGCTGGACGTGTCGGACTGGCGCGCGGACGCGGCGGCGCTGAAGGCGCTGCTGAACTGA
- a CDS encoding RICIN domain-containing protein: protein MFVRRVFALLVMAVLLVAAPATPVVAAPGPPPLHQGLLVSGQSPNLCLTGGAIGRVVATGVCDRANRFQNLFLTSTGILRVGLDCIQPDSIAEGAKIRVAACNSQNGRQIWWFTVALQSGDRKGRCVTESTVSADGEHGTVRLKACTGKPNQKWRSQSLW from the coding sequence ATGTTCGTCCGTCGTGTGTTCGCCCTGCTCGTGATGGCCGTCCTGCTGGTGGCCGCGCCGGCCACCCCGGTCGTCGCCGCTCCCGGGCCGCCGCCGCTGCACCAGGGTCTGCTCGTCTCCGGCCAGAGCCCGAATCTGTGCCTGACCGGCGGCGCGATCGGCAGGGTCGTCGCCACCGGGGTCTGCGACCGGGCGAACCGGTTCCAGAACTTGTTCCTGACCAGCACCGGCATTCTCCGGGTGGGCCTGGACTGCATCCAGCCGGACAGCATCGCCGAGGGCGCCAAGATCCGGGTTGCGGCCTGCAACTCGCAGAACGGCCGCCAGATCTGGTGGTTCACCGTGGCTCTCCAGTCCGGCGACCGCAAGGGCCGCTGCGTCACCGAGAGCACCGTGAGCGCGGACGGCGAGCACGGCACTGTCCGGTTGAAGGCCTGTACCGGCAAACCGAATCAGAAGTGGCGCTCCCAGTCTCTGTGGTGA
- a CDS encoding pyridoxal phosphate-dependent decarboxylase family protein, which translates to MRPVGETAGLEELRERLGGPLPDGPVDPLTVVEELAAAADPGLIASPGGRYFGFVIGGGLPAAVAADWLTTVWDQNAGLYACSPAASVAEEVAGEWLRELFRLPPGSSYAFVPGCQSAHLTCLAAARHHVLRRVGWNVEERGLAGAPAVRIVVSARRHTTIDRALRLLGFGTASLTVVPADAAGRMDVAALRDKLHTGGPAIVCAQAGEVNTGSFDDLSAIADLTSAAGAWLHVDGAFGLWVLASPRLRHLAAGAERADSWATDAHKWLNVPYDSGIAFCAHPEPHRAAVSTTADYLVQSGPDGPRDQIDWTPGFSRRARAFPVYAALRSLGRRGVAELVERCCEHARTFAAGLADVPGCEALNKVVINQVLFRFGDDDTTDRILRHVVDSGEAWLSGTMAGGRRAIRLSVCNWRTSDDDIERTLTAFRHAVAANTG; encoded by the coding sequence ATGCGGCCGGTCGGCGAGACGGCCGGGCTGGAGGAGTTGCGCGAGCGGCTGGGCGGGCCACTCCCGGACGGCCCGGTGGATCCGCTGACCGTGGTCGAGGAACTGGCCGCGGCCGCCGATCCGGGACTGATCGCCAGCCCCGGTGGGCGGTACTTCGGCTTCGTCATCGGTGGTGGACTGCCGGCCGCGGTGGCCGCCGACTGGCTCACCACGGTCTGGGATCAGAACGCGGGGCTCTACGCCTGTTCGCCCGCGGCGTCGGTGGCCGAGGAGGTGGCCGGTGAGTGGCTGCGGGAGTTGTTCAGATTGCCGCCCGGCAGTTCGTACGCCTTCGTACCCGGCTGCCAGAGCGCCCACCTGACCTGTCTGGCCGCCGCCCGGCACCACGTGCTGCGCCGCGTCGGCTGGAACGTCGAGGAACGCGGGCTGGCCGGGGCACCCGCCGTACGGATCGTGGTGAGCGCGCGGCGGCACACCACGATCGACCGGGCGCTGCGGCTGCTCGGATTCGGTACGGCGTCGCTGACCGTGGTGCCCGCCGACGCCGCCGGCCGGATGGATGTGGCGGCGCTGCGGGACAAACTGCACACCGGCGGGCCGGCGATCGTCTGCGCGCAGGCCGGTGAGGTGAACACCGGCTCCTTCGACGACCTGTCCGCGATCGCCGACCTGACCTCGGCGGCCGGGGCGTGGCTGCACGTGGACGGGGCGTTCGGGCTGTGGGTGCTGGCCAGCCCTCGGTTGCGGCACCTCGCGGCCGGGGCGGAACGCGCCGACTCGTGGGCGACCGACGCGCACAAGTGGCTGAACGTTCCCTACGACAGTGGGATCGCCTTCTGCGCCCACCCGGAACCGCACCGGGCCGCGGTCAGCACCACGGCCGACTACCTGGTGCAGAGCGGTCCGGACGGGCCACGCGACCAGATCGACTGGACGCCCGGATTCTCCCGGCGGGCCCGCGCCTTCCCTGTCTACGCGGCGCTGCGGTCGCTGGGCCGGCGTGGCGTCGCCGAGCTGGTGGAGCGCTGCTGCGAGCACGCCCGGACCTTCGCGGCCGGGCTGGCAGACGTCCCGGGTTGCGAGGCGCTCAACAAGGTCGTGATCAACCAGGTCCTCTTCCGCTTCGGCGACGACGACACCACCGACCGAATACTGCGGCACGTGGTCGACAGCGGCGAGGCATGGCTGAGCGGCACCATGGCGGGCGGCCGCCGCGCCATCCGCCTGTCCGTGTGCAACTGGCGCACCAGCGACGACGACATCGAACGAACCCTCACCGCCTTCCGCCACGCCGTCGCCGCCAACACCGGCTGA
- a CDS encoding alpha/beta hydrolase family esterase — MSTPRILAGFVPHLYRIQTFAAEDAVMSEPWRLLAALLLLLLPVAACTRPDRPELPDGSHTHTITVDGRERAYRTYRPAALPDGQVPLVLVLHGGAGSGAQAERSYGWDARADRDGFVVVYPDGVNRSWNAGPGCCGPATRDGVDDVAFLEAVVAETGRGVPIDPARVRAAGMSNGAMMAYRLACDSTVVTAIAPVAGIVIGDCPSPAPVSVIHIHGTEDHSVPWSGGPGKRDNNGTGRVPIRIDGPPVPDLVAGWRDRAGCPPPAVHITGAVTTTTADCPGGRVIELVSVAGAGHQWPGATRSGATAERLLELDPPSGALDATATIADFFSALT; from the coding sequence GTGAGCACACCACGGATCCTGGCGGGGTTCGTACCGCACCTTTACCGGATCCAGACCTTCGCGGCCGAGGATGCCGTCATGTCCGAACCGTGGCGGCTGCTGGCCGCGTTGCTGCTGCTGTTGTTGCCGGTCGCCGCCTGCACCCGGCCGGACCGGCCGGAGCTGCCCGACGGCAGCCACACGCACACCATCACGGTCGATGGGCGGGAGCGGGCCTACCGGACGTATCGTCCGGCCGCCCTCCCCGACGGGCAGGTGCCGTTGGTGCTGGTTCTGCACGGCGGGGCGGGAAGCGGAGCACAGGCCGAGAGGTCGTACGGGTGGGACGCCCGCGCCGACCGTGACGGTTTCGTGGTCGTCTATCCCGACGGGGTGAACCGCAGCTGGAATGCCGGACCAGGCTGCTGCGGCCCCGCCACCCGCGACGGCGTCGACGATGTCGCCTTCCTCGAAGCGGTCGTCGCGGAGACCGGCCGGGGTGTGCCGATCGACCCGGCCCGGGTCCGTGCGGCCGGCATGTCGAACGGGGCGATGATGGCCTACCGCCTGGCCTGCGACTCGACCGTGGTCACCGCGATCGCCCCGGTCGCCGGCATCGTGATCGGCGACTGCCCGTCCCCGGCCCCGGTCTCGGTGATCCACATACACGGCACGGAGGATCACAGCGTGCCCTGGTCCGGCGGCCCCGGAAAGCGCGACAACAACGGCACCGGCCGCGTCCCGATCCGGATCGACGGCCCACCGGTGCCCGACCTGGTCGCCGGCTGGCGCGACCGGGCAGGCTGCCCACCACCGGCCGTGCACATCACGGGCGCGGTGACCACGACCACCGCCGACTGCCCCGGCGGCCGCGTGATCGAGCTGGTCAGCGTCGCCGGCGCCGGTCACCAGTGGCCGGGCGCGACCCGCTCCGGCGCAACCGCCGAACGCCTCCTCGAACTCGACCCACCCTCCGGCGCCCTGGACGCCACCGCCACGATCGCCGACTTCTTCAGCGCCCTGACCTGA
- a CDS encoding sulfite exporter TauE/SafE family protein: protein MDPIMVLAGLGVGIIVGLTGMGGGALMTPILVLLFGVHPVAAISSDLAASAIMKPFGGWVHARRGTVNWRLVAWLCAGSIPSAFLGVLLLDLFGSDENVQHSVKIALGVALLLAAGGMLLKAWTGRRNANRPAAPITVKPVPTVLIGIMGGLVVGLTSVGSGSLIIVALLALYPTLRANDLVGTDLIQAVPLVTAAALGHAFFGDLHLDIAGAVILGSIPGVLIGSRISSRAPGGLVRSALVIVLLASSLKLFDLPTLVVGVVAGVAVLVAVGIGLHGRTTRQKQEEPVEAGIS from the coding sequence GTGGATCCGATCATGGTGCTCGCCGGCCTGGGAGTCGGCATCATCGTCGGTTTGACCGGCATGGGCGGCGGCGCCCTGATGACCCCCATCCTGGTGCTGCTCTTCGGCGTGCACCCGGTCGCCGCCATCTCCAGCGACCTGGCCGCCAGCGCGATCATGAAACCGTTCGGCGGCTGGGTGCACGCCCGCCGCGGCACGGTGAACTGGCGGCTGGTGGCCTGGCTGTGCGCCGGCAGCATCCCGTCCGCCTTCCTCGGCGTCCTGCTGCTGGACCTGTTCGGCAGCGACGAGAACGTCCAGCACTCCGTCAAGATCGCCCTCGGCGTGGCGCTGCTGCTGGCCGCCGGCGGCATGCTGCTCAAGGCCTGGACCGGGCGCCGCAACGCGAACCGCCCGGCGGCGCCGATCACCGTCAAGCCCGTACCGACCGTGCTGATCGGGATCATGGGCGGACTCGTGGTCGGCCTCACCTCGGTCGGCTCCGGCTCCCTGATCATCGTGGCGCTGCTGGCGCTCTACCCGACGCTGCGCGCCAACGACCTGGTCGGCACCGACCTGATCCAGGCGGTTCCGCTGGTCACCGCCGCGGCACTGGGCCACGCCTTCTTCGGCGACCTCCACCTCGACATCGCCGGCGCGGTGATCCTCGGGTCCATCCCGGGCGTGCTGATCGGCTCCCGGATCTCGTCGCGGGCGCCCGGCGGGCTGGTCCGGTCCGCGCTGGTGATCGTGCTGCTGGCCAGCTCCCTCAAACTGTTCGACCTGCCCACCCTGGTGGTCGGGGTGGTCGCCGGCGTGGCGGTCCTGGTCGCCGTCGGCATCGGCCTGCACGGCCGGACGACCCGGCAGAAGCAGGAGGAGCCGGTGGAGGCCGGCATCAGCTAA
- a CDS encoding EAL domain-containing protein — protein sequence MNVRQKLLGGYLLVALMVAATALITWQTTTVSAERAAALEAARLARGVAMDIALGLAVDTEGEVPAPLYYSPDALGNYLQRMHTTQHRDAVVVDSGKYILGDVVEENVASVFDHDLGNEVGRTIDDGESRVFVETSADYPDGIKQVVVPMSTKAGKRIGAVILEYTPIYEQMMASTRTAQTITMVSSAVVILLVLALGVGLSGSLIRRITSLTAAVRTIRTGDYSLRVPPDGRDEIGRLARAFNAMAEQLELSAREILAKEYTDSILANAGEGICGIDPAGRITFANDAAGRITGLGAGGLLQRAATVLFPEAADGLTSGIREGRLLRPDGTTVRVEYNVSSLEKAGRPIGAVVVLRDVTRQRDLEHDLRHQALHDGLTGLPNRKLLLDRLDHALNRARSSGEHIALLYLDLDGFKRVNDSLGHNAGDLLLRTAAERLSSVLRPHDTVARLGGDEFAVLLEGATPPVVESLARACLDAIARPFVVHGREAVVTVSVGVVPDAARYADADEVVRNADVAMYAAKDLGKNRFMVFENRMHEQLLTRLEQENRLREAVHRGELRLHLQPVYAVQEGQVAGAEALVRWQDPLRGLQQPGSFIPLAEETGMIIEIDRWILLESCRMLRHWQVESPWTAPAWVSVNLSAAHLDLPDLTDHVAYALAGTGLSPHCLVLELTETVMMRDVAVTSARLQELRDLGVRIAIDDFGTGYSSLGYLRDIPVDVLKLDRSFITGLPGNSRQQELVSAIVQLGHTLGLRVVAEGVEDAEELNLLTAMGCKFVQGYHLGRPEPAHQLYERLTTPALNG from the coding sequence ATGAACGTACGGCAGAAGCTGCTCGGGGGCTATCTCCTGGTGGCTCTCATGGTGGCGGCGACCGCGCTGATCACGTGGCAGACCACCACGGTCTCGGCCGAGCGGGCCGCCGCGCTGGAGGCCGCACGGCTGGCCCGGGGCGTCGCCATGGACATCGCGCTGGGCCTCGCGGTCGACACCGAGGGCGAGGTGCCGGCGCCGCTGTACTACAGCCCCGACGCGCTCGGCAACTACCTCCAGCGGATGCACACGACCCAGCACCGCGACGCCGTGGTGGTGGACTCCGGCAAGTACATCCTCGGCGACGTCGTCGAGGAGAACGTCGCGTCGGTCTTCGACCACGACCTCGGCAACGAGGTCGGCAGGACGATCGACGACGGCGAGTCCCGCGTCTTCGTCGAGACGAGCGCCGACTATCCCGACGGCATCAAGCAGGTCGTGGTGCCGATGAGCACCAAGGCCGGCAAGCGGATCGGCGCGGTCATCCTCGAGTACACCCCGATCTACGAGCAGATGATGGCGTCCACCCGGACGGCCCAGACCATCACCATGGTCAGCTCCGCCGTGGTGATCCTGCTGGTGCTGGCCCTCGGCGTCGGGCTGTCCGGCTCGCTGATCCGCCGGATCACCTCGCTGACCGCGGCGGTCCGCACCATCCGTACCGGGGACTACTCGCTGCGGGTGCCGCCGGACGGCCGCGACGAGATCGGGCGGCTGGCCCGCGCCTTCAACGCGATGGCCGAACAGCTGGAGCTGTCGGCCCGGGAGATCCTGGCCAAGGAGTACACCGACAGCATCCTGGCCAACGCCGGCGAGGGCATCTGCGGCATCGACCCGGCCGGGCGGATCACCTTCGCCAACGACGCGGCCGGGCGGATCACCGGCCTCGGCGCCGGCGGGCTGCTCCAGCGGGCGGCCACCGTGCTCTTCCCGGAGGCGGCCGACGGGCTGACCAGCGGCATCCGGGAGGGCCGCCTGCTGCGCCCGGACGGCACCACGGTCCGGGTCGAGTACAACGTCAGCTCCCTGGAGAAGGCGGGCCGGCCGATCGGCGCGGTCGTCGTGCTGCGCGACGTCACCCGGCAGCGCGACCTCGAACACGACCTGCGCCACCAGGCCCTGCACGACGGGCTCACCGGGCTGCCCAACCGCAAGCTGCTGCTCGACCGGCTGGACCACGCGCTCAACCGGGCCCGGTCCTCCGGCGAGCACATCGCCCTGCTCTACCTCGACCTGGACGGTTTCAAACGGGTCAACGACAGCCTCGGGCACAACGCCGGCGACCTGCTGCTGCGGACCGCGGCGGAGCGGCTGAGCTCCGTCCTGCGCCCGCACGACACGGTGGCCCGGCTCGGCGGCGACGAGTTCGCCGTCCTGCTCGAGGGCGCCACCCCGCCGGTGGTGGAGAGTCTGGCCCGCGCCTGCCTGGACGCCATCGCCCGGCCCTTCGTGGTGCACGGGCGGGAGGCGGTGGTGACGGTCAGCGTCGGCGTGGTCCCGGACGCGGCCCGTTACGCCGACGCCGACGAGGTGGTCCGCAACGCCGACGTCGCCATGTACGCCGCCAAGGACCTGGGCAAGAACCGGTTCATGGTGTTCGAGAACCGGATGCACGAGCAGCTGCTCACCCGGCTCGAACAGGAGAACCGGCTGCGCGAGGCGGTGCACCGCGGCGAGCTGCGACTGCACCTGCAACCGGTGTACGCGGTCCAGGAAGGTCAGGTGGCCGGCGCCGAGGCGCTGGTCCGCTGGCAGGACCCGTTGCGCGGGCTCCAGCAGCCGGGTTCGTTCATCCCGCTCGCCGAGGAGACCGGCATGATCATCGAGATCGACCGGTGGATCCTCCTCGAATCCTGCCGGATGCTGCGCCACTGGCAGGTGGAGAGCCCGTGGACCGCGCCCGCCTGGGTCAGCGTCAACCTGTCGGCCGCCCACCTGGACCTGCCCGACCTCACCGACCACGTGGCGTACGCCCTGGCCGGTACCGGGCTCTCCCCGCACTGCCTGGTCCTGGAACTCACCGAGACGGTGATGATGCGGGACGTCGCGGTCACCTCGGCCCGCCTCCAGGAACTGCGCGACCTCGGCGTACGGATCGCCATCGACGACTTCGGCACCGGCTACTCGTCGCTCGGCTACCTCCGCGACATCCCGGTCGACGTGCTGAAGCTCGACCGCTCGTTCATCACCGGGCTGCCCGGCAACAGCCGCCAGCAGGAACTGGTCAGCGCCATCGTGCAGCTCGGGCACACCCTCGGCCTGCGGGTGGTGGCCGAGGGCGTCGAGGACGCCGAGGAGCTGAACCTGCTCACGGCGATGGGCTGCAAGTTCGTGCAGGGCTACCACCTGGGCCGCCCGGAACCGGCCCACCAGCTCTACGAACGGCTCACCACCCCGGCCCTCAACGGCTGA